A stretch of DNA from Vanrija pseudolonga chromosome 6, complete sequence:
GCGACTACCTGACGATCGCGCCCACGCTCAGCGtcacccacctcctcgccttcaCCCTCACCGACGCGTTCAACGTCCACCTCCGCATGGCCCGTCTGCCGCAAGGCCCAACATTGACGTTCCGTGTGCTGCGGTACAGCTTGATGCGTGACATTGTGTCGGCCTCCGTGTCGATGCGCAACATTGGCAAGTCGCCAGGAGGAGAGTACCGCAATCCGCCCCTGCTCGTCCTCAACAACTTCCAGCAGCCCGCCGAGGGACCCGCCCTGCCTCAGCTCAAGCTCATGAGCACAATGTTCCAGGGCCTGTTCCCGCCTATCCAGATTGAGAAGTCGGCCCTCCCCACCTTCCGCCGCGTCCTTCTCGTCTCGTACAACCACGGCACTGGACTCATCTCGCTCCGCCACTACACGATCAGCGTGCGTCCGCAGGGCGTGTCTCGCCGCGtgcgcaagctcgtcaacctcggcggcgcgacgtcgtcccGCCGCGCACCTGATCTCTCAaacgccgacgacattgccGACTACCTCATCAGAAGGTCACGCGATGCGTccgaggcgtcgtcgggctaCGACTCGatgagcgagagcgaggcctccgaggccgagtcaGACACgaacgccgtcgagctcccCGAGGACTATGTCGGCCGCGGTAACAAGAAGGGAGAGCGCAAGGCTGTTCGCTTGCTCGAGACTGGCCCCAGGCTggagcttgagctcgtcaaggtcgtcgagggtCTGGTCGGCTCCAAGCGCGGCGAAGGCGAGACCGTGTACCACAAGTACGAGGCGAGGACCAAGTCGCAGACGAGCGCGCAGACAAAGGCccacgacgagcgccgcaggCTCCGCGAGgctcgccgtgccgagcAGGCTGCCAACGTTGCccgcaagaaggccgagaaggacgccaagaagaaggtcaAGACGGCTGgtgacgaggccgacgaggaggatgacgatgaggaggaagacggctcagatctcgacgtcgacggcctgTCGGatgtcgaccccgaggaggagctcgaacGCCGCCGGGCaaaggccgccgcggccgacgacgacgacgatgacgagtTCGACTACGAGGACCGCGGagccgagacggccgacgacgatgacgactgGGACATGGACGCccccgtcggcgaggtcgcgtcagaggaggaggaggagagcagcagcgacgaggaggttgccaggccaccaccgccaaaGAGGAAGGCGGGCAAGCGCTAGTAGATTGAGAGCGCATGTACATGCATTACACTGCCATCTATGATGCAGACCCTACTTGACGAGGAAGGGGAGACCCGAGCCGACGCGCTTCTTGTACTCGACATAGTCGTTGCCAAAGAACCTGATGAGGTGTTTCTCTTCgtctggggtgtcagctagTTCCACGGCAACACTGCAGCTCACTGGTGATGCGGCTGGAGAAGAAGCGTCCGAGAATGACGATGAAGGCGAAAGTGCTGACAATGTTGGACAGCAGGAGCTGGGTCGCCACAGCCCAGTAGAAGAAGCCGACGTAAGACGGGTGACGGACGTAGCTGGCGGGTTAGTCAATCAAGCTGCAACAAGGAACCCACCCGTAGACGCCAGTGGTAACTAGGGTGTGGTCGTCAAGTTTGACGGCCTTGACAATGTGGGAGAATGAGTCGGCAGCGTGCACCATTGCAAGCGAGCGGAATGACTGTGCAAGaaggaggatggcgaggactGCTGGGTCAGCATAGCTCTATGTTGCGAGGTTCAGCGACCCACCACCAGTGAGAAcgggccagctcgcccagaCCGTCTCAAACTTGCTGGCCCAGAAGTACGACGAGATGAAGTATTCGGTCAGGCCCAtgaggtgggcgaggtgatATCCGGCGGTATTGTTCAAGAGGAAggctggtgggtgagcgACGTACCCAAGCTCATTACCCACCATCGACACTGAGCTTGCGGTAGTTCCAACCGGCAGTTGTCCAGAACTCGAGGAGGTGGAACATGGCCATGGCTGTGATGTAGACTGCGAGCTGGGGTCGGGGCCAGGTCCACGACTCGGCTCCAAGCCAGCGGAGTAATGGAaaggaggcgaggaggagggccgagcctgccacggcgccgagcgcggccgagATGAGGCTGGCCGCGAGGGGCGTGTTGGGGATCGAGTCCTTGGCCTGGTAGCTCTGGGgcatggcgagcgcgggctcgGGGGTGAGGTTGCGGATCTCGTCTAGCGGGCgcgcgttggcggcgccgaagcggTTGCGCACGACGTTGAAAGGTGCCGAGACGCCCGGGTCACCGCCGGTAATCCCGCCGTTGCGCGAGGGCAGGGGGCTGCCGTTACTGTCGTGTGCTGCGTTGGTGGACATGAGGGAGGGGGAGTATGAGGGGGGTAAAGGAGTGGGAGGATCAAGAAGAGCGGGGAGGGGCTGTACTGCCCATTTAGTTGTGCTTTGTGCGTTGTGAGATGGACAAGGAAGAGAACAATACAGGCCGTCGCGATGAGTCAAAGGATGGCGACGAcatcgagcgcgacgcgtggAGTCCCCGCATCAACAAAGTGAGGTGTGAGTTAGGCGCGCTAAATGGAGGTAGGCGTGCATTGCCCAATTAGCTATTGTTGTTTCCCCTCTCTCCCTTTGCCTCCTTTGCAGCAGTCACAACCCACCTCGTACTCTGACATTCTTGTTGACAACCGTCAATACACATCCACATCCGGCACAGGTCGTCCTCAAACACGTGCGCAAGTAGCCGCATACCTCCCGCCATCGACGTACGCGAAAAAACGGGGCGGATACGTGCATCCAATCGCCCGCAATGGACGTGGACGTAGAGGTGcgtctcgtcggccggccgctGGCCATTTCGCGCTTTTtacgcggcggtcgcggccTTGACGCGTGGCGGTGCTGACTCGGGTGTAGCAATGGCAGCTCAGCGGGGCGGTTCACGACGTGCTGGATGACAAACAACAGCTGGTGCTGTGCGTACCGAGGATCTGGGACCTGGGCGCCACTAATGACAATACagcaaggacgtcgaggcgcaCGGCGCCGCACTCAGAAGCTTGTATGGTCTGCTGAAGCGCAAACGGTCCGCGGGCTCGACTTTCCCAAGCGTCGATTTCAgagaggacggcgacgaggacctcgagccAGGCGCAGCAGACGCTTTTGATGGCTGGAAGGAAGAGTACCGTCTCGAAGCGGGGCCGAGCCGCATTGTCGCCTTGGTACTACCCGAGCCGCCCGTGCCATCGCCGCCTGAAACAACAATCGACTTTCCAGACGAGCCGCCGGTTGTTGCACACATGGTGCATGTCCCAGACGTGCCCGAGGCGTCTGAAGCGTCAGAGTCGCCCGCACCATCAGCAGCAACGcctgcggccgctgctgctgttgttgttgccgagAAGGCCGTGCTGAGGACCTCGAGCAGGACATCATCCCGGCATGCTACGCCCGTGGGGTCGCcccgcccgactcgctcgtcaaggccgtcATCACCGGTGCGGGCAAAGCCACCGCCAGCGACGGTCGCATTACAAGATGTCCTTCCTCGccggtcgccgagcgcgctcgccgccgacctcgacgtgccGCCCTGGGAGCCATTGGACAACTATTCACCAGCGGCCACGCCTGCCCCGTCCGCTGCCCTCAAGGTATTGATGCCTTTAGAAAGCGACTATGCGTCGCGTGTGCCTCCACTCCCTCCCATTCCACCAGGAGCACAAGGCAGTggccatcgccatcgccgggGCAGCAAGGGCGACACAGGCAAAGTGGACACGTTCAAGTTGCATCTGACGTACGGGTTGAATCCTCTGAGCGCTGGTATTGCTCGCAGTGCAAAGTGCGTGCTCACCGCCGACTGGCGCGTTGCGCAAGCGGAGCTTCGGCATATCCGCGCGATGGAGCGCATCGAAGCCAAGAAGTCTTCCGGTCGGTGGAGCTTGCGGCAACCAAAGAAGCACCGTGGCCCTCCAGTACCCAAGTCACATTGGGATTGGCTCCTTGAGGAGATGGTGAGTTTTCGAGGCCGCGGGCTTTGTCTAACTTGCCCAGGAGTGGATCCAGACCGACTTCATCGAGGAGAGGCGGTGGAAGCGCGTTGTTGCTCGCGAGCTGGCATACCAGATCGTCGAGTGGCACGTCTCCCCAGCCGACGAGAAGGCAGAGCTCATGGTCGGCGGCCGTGGATGGGGTTCGTCAAACGACGTCCCGGTTCCCGGCAAGCCCGCTCCCACTGAACCAGATCGTGCGCACGAAGGCTCAGCTGAAGAGGACGTCGAGATGCTCGTTGGACAAGAAGGGGAGGACGCGGAGATGGCCGAAGCCGACACCAACGACAGGCCTGACCCCACTGGAaccgaggtgctcgaggagatcCTGCCCAAGCCCGCAGAGGAGAAGTCGCCAGACGAGGAGGCCCAGGTCAagatcgaggtcgaggccgacgccgatgggGAGGCagatgccgatgccgacggaGAAGCCGATGCCGATGGAGAGGCtgatgccgacggcgaggctgacgcagacgccgacggcgaggaggatgccgagggagaggccgaggacgacggcgtgggGTTGAATGGTGGGTGTGACGATACCGACAGTGCTAACGGTGTAGAAATCGCAAAGGCTGGCGAGGCGACCGCTCAGGCAGACGCCGAAGGTGAACAAGCTGAAggcgaggagacggagcGCGCCACAAGAGGCGGCACTGTTCTTCCTAACGGCCTGATTCTGAGCAAGCGCTTTGCGGAcgtcgactcgctcgctgctgcccgccgGCCGCTGCTCTACCTCCCTGCCGAGGCTCCGACTGCCGACCTGGGGTCACTACCTCTTGCTTCGTCAAAGAAGCCCAACCTtccaaccccgccgccggaggACGACCAGTCCGAACTTCCCATTTGCCTGCAGGAGCTCTtccccgacctcgccctctACACTGGCCCCACACCACCAGAGGATGGCAAGGTGCACAGGCGacacgacgaggccggcacTTCAGGCAACCGCATCGCACACACTTCACGTATCCTCGATATCCGACCAGTCTTCATCTCGCACTTGCAGCCTGCCCGTAACCACTTCGACCCCGACGGCGACTGGGACCTGCATGACGGGCCGTGGTACGAGAGCCCCAGGGGAGCGGCCGATGTCCCACCAGAGGTTGTGGCGTCGTCTTCAACGTTCTTCTCTGGCAGGACATTACGACCGCTCAACTTGCAGCCGTACAACCCCCAGGCCAAGCCTGACAACGCCCGCCCAGAACCGACCTGGACAATAGAGGAGGACAAGATCCTGTTGAAGCTCGTTACCACCTACCCCTACAACTGGCAGCTGATTGCCGACGCTTTCAACTCGGAGAGGGTGACTATCCCTTCAGACGTGCGCACGGCCTACGACTGCTATGAGCGCTGGAACACCACGTGGGGTCCAGGCAAGAACCTCCCCAAGCCTGCGCCAGATGCTGCGACCGCGGCAAGCAGCTCTGGGGAGGCAACAGCGGCAGCTGGTGCGGGCACACCAGCCGCTGGAACTCCGGCAGCGACGACTGCTGCAGCTACGGCAGCCAAGCCCGGGACCGGGACACCAACTGGAGCGaccggcgccagcgctgcCAACGGCCAGCCTATGgagccccctcccccacctggATTGTCGAAGCGAGAGGCGCGTGCAGCCAAGCAGCAACGTTACGAAGGCTCGACCAAGAAGGCGATTCGGCACCAGGCGCTCTACGATGCCATGCGCCGTCTGGTTCGTCGCCGCGACACCAAGACCAAGGAGAGCTTGAAGGACCAGGAGCCCAAGGAGATCACGGTGCACGAGTCGCACTCGACTACCGCCAATCCCAACGGCCAGCCCCCAACACCtttcgagctcgtcgaggcgaaGTACCAGCGCGACTTGCGTATCCACGAGGCTCAGCAAcagcgccgcctgctcgccgagcagcagcgacaggcCCAGCAGGCGCAGATGAGGCAACAGCAGGCGGCACTGatgggtgctgctgccgccgctggccaGGTTCGCCCTCCCCAGCAGGCTGGCGCTGTGCCCAGAGTCGGCCCCAATGGCCAGCCGATTCAGATGGctcccagccagcagcagatCCTCAatgccgtcgcggccgctACCGCCGTCAATGGCAGAAACGCCGCCCTCAACGGTGCTACGCCTCAGCTTGCCAACGGCGTCCGACCACCACAGCCTGGCCAGATCCCTGTttcgcagcagcagcaattGTTACAGCTGCAGGCCCAGCAACAGGCCGCAGTTCAGCAGGCTCAGAGACAGCAAGCAGTGCAGGCGCAggctcaagctcaagctcaagcccaggcccaagcccaagcacAGGCGGTTCAAGCACAGGCTCAAGCACAGGCTCAGGCGCAGGCTCAAGCACAGGCGCAGGCTCAGGCTCAGGCCCAAGCCCAGCATCAGGCGCAGCTGAACGCGCAAGCTCAGGCTCAAGCCCAAGCacaggcgcaggcggtcgCGCAAGCCCGTGCAGCGAGCCTTGGCGCCGGTACGCCACACTCGCAGCCTGGTCTTACCTCGCCATACGCCTCGGCTGGTGAAGTCCCCAACGGTAATGGTGATGGCCagctgtcgtcgcccgccatTCAGCACCCCGGCCTCCAGTCCTCTCCTCAGCAACAGGCCGCACAGGCGCTTCAGAACCAGGCTGCGCTCCAACAGGCGCAGGCTGCGGCACAAGCCCAGGTGCAAGCCGCGCAGGCCGCTGCGATGGGCCGTGTTGGGCAGATGCccatgcagcagcacctgAGACCCCAGGCGCCTGGTGGTTCACCACAGATGGTTGCGACCATGAGCccacagcagcaggcgcagtTCCAGCAGATCATCGCCAGCTTAACTGCGAACGGACAGCAGGTGACGCCGGAGACGATTCGCGCCGTCCAGATCCAGCTACTTCGCAACGCCCAGGTTGCTCAGGCTCAGGCCCAGGCAGCGGcacaagcgcaagcgcaggCTGTCGCCCAGGCTCAAatccaagcccaagcccaagctcaGGCTCAGGCTCAGGCTCACGCCCaggcgcaagcgcaagcgcaggctcaagcccaagcccaagcccaagcccaggttgctgctgccgcacAGCAGGCGCAGCTCTCCCAGCAAGGAACTCCCCAGATGGCCATGGCTTCATTGGGAACGGTGAGCAACGCAAGTCCCGTTACGCCAGCCACGCAGCTCCAGTTCCAGACCCCGACGCGGGCACCTGGGCAGATGCAGCAGGCTGGGGTAATGTTGACGCCTACGCCTAATCCTGGCGCGTAGAGTCTGACAAGTACAGCCGCAGTCGCAGCAGTTtgtgcgctcgccgagcctgcagcgcgcgcaggcggggACACCAAAGCCGCCCAACAGTCAGTAGGGGGAGTGTAGTTGAGTACGGGTCAtggcccgcccgcctggaTCTGCTCGTGCAATGAGATAGAGTTGTAGCACATTACATGTTAGGTAGTATCATCtacgaggaggcgaggatggcgtcgacgaggtcggcaaaCGAGTCGTACACTGCGTCGGGGGGTGGCGATGTTTCCTCGCTACCGGGGCGGTATTTGCCGGTACGCACGAGCACACGctggaggccgagctcgatcgcgccggcaccgaggtcgttgacggcgtcgtcgccgacaatcACCACGGAGTGTGGGTCGAGCTGTACACCGTGCGTCTGCCCAAGCCGCGAGAGTGCAAGCTCAAAAAACCCGCGGGACGGCTTGCCTACAACCACGGGGTCGACAGACGCCGCACTGGCAAGGGCGCGGACGTACGCCCCGACGCCAAGGCTCAGCCCGGCAGGAAACGCCTCGTTGGCCGCATTCTGCTGGAACGACGAGAGAtggggcgcgacgagcaccggCGCGGTGGGGGTGGCCGTGCCGCTCGGTGCAGGCGTGGGATCTGAGAGCGCGGTCGCGCCTGTGTGCCCTTCGTCAACGTGTCGCGCCGAGGACTCAGGCTCAGAGTAGAGCGGCTCGCGCTTGAGCACGCGGAAGGCCGTGTTGAGCGAGTCGTAGCTGAACGCAGGGGGGTacagcccgacgacgacggcgtcgtgcgccggcgcgcaggaGGGGAGGTCGGCGAattcctcggccgcctcgggcgagaggaggaggtacGGTCTGCGCGTGAGTGAGCTTTGTCGAGgatgcgcgcgcgacgtACCGCAACCCCCTCGACTCGACGTACAGCcggcacgcgccgagcgaggtgagcAGCTCGCCTGGGGATGCGTGCAGGCCCAGGCtggcgagggtgccgaggaggcgcgctTCGGATTCCTTCGTCGAGTTTGAGCTAGCGGGTGTGGGTCAGTGGGGGAGAGAGACGGCACACAAGCTACCCCGCGCCGCAAGGGGAGGAGAGCACACTCACCAGAAGAGGAACGGCACACCCGCGTTCCGGAGCCGctccaccgcctcggcggcccgCGGGGTCAGCTCCTTGCCGATATGCAGCGTGCCGCTCAGATCTATGAGCAGCGCTTTTATTGCGCGCGGGTTGAATGgcatggtgtgggtggtggtgggatgGGCGATGGTGAGTGGAGGCTGGTGGAGATGTCGCAATATCGGTCGTTGCGCTTATCAGTTCCCGTGGTGCCGATCCGACCCAGTCCACGATCCACAACCAGATCCGAtccaccacccacgcacTGCCAAACACCGATGCATGACGTTATATGCGTTGAAGCACCCCCCAGACTAGTTCTAACAACCACATGGGACTACAAGATTGTGCACTATGGTACACGGGTATCGTGGCATCTGCTGCCATTTTGGGCTTAGGCCGCCTGTCCGTTTGCCgcgaccttggcggcctcggcacgtccggcagcctcggcggccgcgaccgacTCCTCAAACCACTCCTTGAGCGTGGCCGAGTCCTCTTGTCCGACACTGATACGCACCAGGCCCGACTCGACGCCAAACTCGGCGGCCCAGTCCAGCTCGCCGTAGTGCGCAAGAATAGTGTACGGCGACGCAAGCGTAAACGACGTGCCGAGCGACGGGCCCTTGGCGCACTTGAGGATGTCGTAGAACGCCTTGGACGCGGCCAGAGACGTGAACGTGACCGAAAACAaaccgccaaagccgcccttgccgagcgggGGCGTGTTCTGACACGCTGCGTACAGCTCGGGCGTCTCGTACCGCGGGTAGTAGATGCGCTTGATCACCTTGCCGTCCGCGGGCGTGCTCGTGTCGGTCAACGACCGCGAGTGCAGGTACTCTGTCACGTCGAACGCGTTGTCGTTGACGCGCTTGATGCGCGAGCGGTAGTCGCGCGAGTTGCGCTCCATGTACACTGCGTCCTCGGCGTAGTAGGCGTCCTCGTACACCTCCTTCTggacggccttgagcgcctcgtaCGACTTTTGCGCCGGGTTGAGGATCAACGAGCCGCCCATGACGTTCGAGTCGCCGCTGAAAATCTTGGTGAGCGACGACACGATAATGTCGGCGTAggggacgacgtcgacgttgATAAAGTTGCCGATCGTCTCGTCGATAACGATCAAGAAGCCGtgcttgtcggcgagctggcgcaggcGCTTGAGGTCGGCACACCGCAAGAGGGGGTTGGAGGGGAACTCTGAGAAGACGGCCAGAATCGGCTCCGACTTGtcctgcgcgtcgagggccgcctcgaacgcgtcgagaTCGGCAGCGTCACCGTTGCCGTAGAACGTACATCCGGGGCCCCACTTGTTGAGGATCTTGAGGGTGTCGGTGTAGGGGAAGCCGAAGCACACActcttgccctccttgatgCCAGAGCGCTGCCTTGCCAATCGAGCAAGGTGGTGCGCGTGCCAGATGGCGCTCATGCCGCCGGGGTAGAGGtagacgtcgtcgtcggtgacaccgcgcttgacctcggcctcggacgaCACGCCAAACTCCTTGTCCTGGGGcaggacgccgccggcaatACGGCGCTTGAGGGCCGTCTTGGCAAGCGGCGCGTTGAACAGGGGCAGGTTACGTCCGTAGCGCTCCTCGACGTAGGTCgagacgtcggcgccgtcgtcctccgcTGGGCTGTCGgtgcgcgccggctcggtaggggctggcgcggcgccaggGACGCACTTGCGCGCGTAGTGGCGGTTGCGGGAGTACCCTCCGCGCTGGGGTGGCGGGGCGTGGATGGTACCGGCGCTACCGTTCGACGAGCtccccgcggcggcggcaggcgggggGTTCGGTGCGCCAGGGCCAGcgggcagctcgccgaggaacGCGAGGCCGCGGTCGGCCAAGCGCGAACTGACTCCGTCGCCCGTGTGCTGCCAGAACGCCTTGGCGAAGGGGAAGCTCTCCTTTGGGAAGAAGAGGATCTGGAGCTCGATGCAgtcgatgccgccggtgcGGGCCGACTTGAGGCTGTTGGCGCCGGGGCAGatgacacgctcgacgatCCGGCTCGCAATGGGCGGGTTCTGCGCCGCGAGGaagtcgcgcgcctcggccgcgatcCGCGGCGTAGGGAAGAGCATGGCGTCCTCGCCCGGCTGGCCAAACTTGGCGAGGCAGTTggccgcgagctgggcgtgagGTCAGCCAGGCAGGTCTGTGCGTCGACTGCGGGGCCATCGCGCCAACACCTACCTTTTGGATAGACAGGTGGATAAAGAAGCGCGGGTACCCCGTCTCCAtcttgccgacgagctcgccctcctcgtagGCAATGTTGTCTGCCCACAGCGGCAGCGAGACGGAGATTGCGTGGCTCGTGAGCGCGGGCAGGCCGCGCCCCACTGGGATCTGGCTCGGCGTGAGCAGCGCAAacggcgacagcgccgccagcatcGTGTCTGGGGGTGTTTGTGAGGAAGTGGTCGTTGTCATGACTGCCAAAGGTGTTCGTGTGACGTGGGTGTTTAAGCTTGGAGCGCGGCTCAGTGTTCTGGTTTGGAATAACTTGTGATCTAGCGTGTCGTGTGTCTGGCCCCCCATCATCTCGATTGTGGAATCGATCCATCTTTTACGAACGACTCGGTTGGCGGAGGTATTTTGATTGTAATCACGACACACACAGGCCCCTGCCCGTGCCTGACCAAGTTGCCGCCTGCCCTGCCTGCCGCTCGGAAACGGCCGATAGACGGAATACACGCTGCACACAAGGTTTGCGGCGACATCCCAGTAGCATGTCTTTGGATGCGTCACTGGCTCAGTACCAGCCCACTATACACAGTGTTGCATACCCCTTATTAGGCGCAGCgtgccccccgccccccctcGTCTACATCTATCGTAATTACCAGAGTTCCAAATTACAATGCACACGTAGCACATGCAGATTACAGCTCCTCTTCAGAATCTTCCGCTGTAAAAAGAAAAGGTCAGCGTCATTCCAAACGTCCCTGAGACAGACCACCACATGCCACAATGCACGCGGTTACTCACCACCCATGCTGGCCAGGAAACTGGCAAAGTCGGCCTCCTTTCTCGTCTCCGTTCCGCGGTCGAGCTCCATCTCGGCGGCCGGTGCAGCACGAGCAGCCTGAGCAGCCTGTgcgcgcagcttggccgcggccttcttgtcgtcgcgcTTCTGCTTGGCCGTCTTGATCGTCGGGGCTGGCCCCTCGTCATTGTAAATGGCGCCGTTGTCAACGTCCATGCCGATGaagccgccgagcagctccgCCTCGGTGCGCTCGGCAATCGCCTggcgcttcttggccttcttggccgcggccTTTTGCCTTGCCCGATCAAGCGCAGGCCCAgaggcgagctcggcggcggtgaacAAGCGAGCCGGGTCGGCAACGCgctgcgcgggggcgggcatGTATGCGGCGCCAATCGCTTGCTGCTGGGGCGCAGGGAATCGCGGGGCAGGCATGGGACGGAGCACTGGCGAAtccggctcgtcgtcctcgggtTCTGAtcccatgtcgtcgtcgctgtcaaTGTTGGCGGCGAACGCGCGGTCGAAGCGGCTGGATGAGGCGGCAGCAGGTACTGGTGCAGCCATAGGTGCTGGCCTCGACACCACTGGGACAGCCTGCTCGGTGATATCCTCCTCCCTGCAATGTCAGCGAAACCCACATATACCACTCACCCGTCCTCATCACCACCCTGCCATtcagcctcgtcgccgaggttgtCGAACAGGCCGTCGAGGGAGAAAGCCTCACTCAGCGTTGTGAGAATTTtggcgtcgccgacacgctcgccgtccATGGCGATatcctcctcaccctcgaccaCAACCTCCTTGGCGTTGGACGGGTGGATGGCCGGTGGCCGGGTGTAGTAGGGAATCTTGCCGCTGTTCCAGTCGCGCAGCACCTGGACGGCCGaggcctcgaggtcgggaATACCGCCCTTGCCAAGTCGTCCCCTTGTCAATGCGATCTTGATAAGGAAGTCGCGCACGTCAGTGTACTCTGGGATCGAGTACAGCTTCTGGAGCAGCGCcgggtcggcgcggtcgagaaTAACCTCAATCGGGGCAGTGGGgtcctcgaccagctcggccttgatggCGTTGCGGAGCATGATCTCGGCCTGCTTCCTCCTTCCAAACTCTCCCTCAAACTCGCGTCCAATGTCCTCGAGAACGACACCGGGGCAGTCGAGGATCTTGACGCCCTTGTCGAGCACCACCTCCTGCACGACACGCGTCTTGCCCGGCATAGCGGCGACGCCACATGCCTTGCTCCTCTTGAGCGAGTTAATAAGACTCGACTTGCCGACGTTGGGGTAgccgaccacgccgacggtCAGAGCCGAATGGGGCGTCGA
This window harbors:
- the SPAC1B9.03c gene encoding Brix domain-containing protein — translated: MAKRRRKNRTHLKGGEAGEAAEKAPKSFVIKSGTVTKSVGSLVRDFRKIMEPNTATRLRERPGARLRDYLTIAPTLSVTHLLAFTLTDAFNVHLRMARLPQGPTLTFRVLRYSLMRDIVSASVSMRNIGKSPGGEYRNPPLLVLNNFQQPAEGPALPQLKLMSTMFQGLFPPIQIEKSALPTFRRVLLVSYNHGTGLISLRHYTISVRPQGVSRRVRKLVNLGGATSSRRAPDLSNADDIADYLIRRSRDASEASSGYDSMSESEASEAESDTNAVELPEDYVGRGNKKGERKAVRLLETGPRLELELVKVVEGLVGSKRGEGETVYHKYEARTKSQTSAQTKAHDERRRLREARRAEQAANVARKKAEKDAKKKVKTAGDEADEEDDDEEEDGSDLDVDGLSDVDPEEELERRRAKAAAADDDDDDEFDYEDRGAETADDDDDWDMDAPVGEVASEEEEESSSDEEVARPPPPKRKAGKR
- the mam4 gene encoding Protein-S-isoprenylcysteine O-methyltransferase, translating into MSTNAAHDSNGSPLPSRNGGITGGDPGVSAPFNVVRNRFGAANARPLDEIRNLTPEPALAMPQSYQAKDSIPNTPLAASLISAALGAVAGSALLLASFPLLRWLGAESWTWPRPQLAVYITAMAMFHLLEFWTTAGWNYRKLSVDAFLLNNTAGYHLAHLMGLTEYFISSYFWASKFETVWASWPVLTGVLAILLLAQSFRSLAMVHAADSFSHIVKAVKLDDHTLVTTGVYGYVRHPSYVGFFYWAVATQLLLSNIVSTFAFIVILGRFFSSRITNEEKHLIRFFGNDYVEYKKRVGSGLPFLVK
- the EAF1 gene encoding Chromatin modification-related protein EAF1, with translation MDVDVEQWQLSGAVHDVLDDKQQLVLKDVEAHGAALRSLYGLLKRKRSAGSTFPSVDFREDGDEDLEPGAADAFDGWKEEYRLEAGPSRIVALVLPEPPVPSPPETTIDFPDEPPVVAHMVHVPDVPEASEASESPAPSAATPAAAAAVVVAEKAVLRTSSRTSSRHATPVGSPRPTRSSRPSSPVRAKPPPATVALQDVLPRRSPSALAADLDVPPWEPLDNYSPAATPAPSAALKVLMPLESDYASRVPPLPPIPPGAQGSGHRHRRGSKGDTGKVDTFKLHLTYGLNPLSAGIARSAKCVLTADWRVAQAELRHIRAMERIEAKKSSGRWSLRQPKKHRGPPVPKSHWDWLLEEMEWIQTDFIEERRWKRVVARELAYQIVEWHVSPADEKAELMVGGRGWGSSNDVPVPGKPAPTEPDRAHEGSAEEDVEMLVGQEGEDAEMAEADTNDRPDPTGTEVLEEILPKPAEEKSPDEEAQVKIEVEADADGEADADADGEADADGEADADGEADADADGEEDAEGEAEDDGVGLNEIAKAGEATAQADAEGEQAEGEETERATRGGTVLPNGLILSKRFADVDSLAAARRPLLYLPAEAPTADLGSLPLASSKKPNLPTPPPEDDQSELPICLQELFPDLALYTGPTPPEDGKVHRRHDEAGTSGNRIAHTSRILDIRPVFISHLQPARNHFDPDGDWDLHDGPWYESPRGAADVPPEVVASSSTFFSGRTLRPLNLQPYNPQAKPDNARPEPTWTIEEDKILLKLVTTYPYNWQLIADAFNSERVTIPSDVRTAYDCYERWNTTWGPGKNLPKPAPDAATAASSSGEATAAAGAGTPAAGTPAATTAAATAAKPGTGTPTGATGASAANGQPMEPPPPPGLSKREARAAKQQRYEGSTKKAIRHQALYDAMRRLVRRRDTKTKESLKDQEPKEITVHESHSTTANPNGQPPTPFELVEAKYQRDLRIHEAQQQRRLLAEQQRQAQQAQMRQQQAALMGAAAAAGQVRPPQQAGAVPRVGPNGQPIQMAPSQQQILNAVAAATAVNGRNAALNGATPQLANGVRPPQPGQIPVSQQQQLLQLQAQQQAAVQQAQRQQAVQAQAQAQAQAQAQAQAQAVQAQAQAQAQAQAQAQAQAQAQAQAQHQAQLNAQAQAQAQAQAQAVAQARAASLGAGTPHSQPGLTSPYASAGEVPNGNGDGQLSSPAIQHPGLQSSPQQQAAQALQNQAALQQAQAAAQAQVQAAQAAAMGRVGQMPMQQHLRPQAPGGSPQMVATMSPQQQAQFQQIIASLTANGQQVTPETIRAVQIQLLRNAQVAQAQAQAAAQAQAQAVAQAQIQAQAQAQAQAQAHAQAQAQAQAQAQAQAQAQVAAAAQQAQLSQQGTPQMAMASLGTPQSQQFVRSPSLQRAQAGTPKPPNSQ
- the HDHD2 gene encoding Haloacid dehalogenase-like hydrolase domain-containing protein 2; protein product: MPFNPRAIKALLIDLSGTLHIGKELTPRAAEAVERLRNAGVPFLFCSNSTKESEARLLGTLASLGLHASPGELLTSLGACRLYVESRGLRPYLLLSPEAAEEFADLPSCAPAHDAVVVGLYPPAFSYDSLNTAFRVLKREPLYSEPESSARHVDEGHTGATALSDPTPAPSGTATPTAPVLVAPHLSSFQQNAANEAFPAGLSLGVGAYVRALASAASVDPVVVGKPSRGFFELALSRLGQTHGVQLDPHSVVIVGDDAVNDLGAGAIELGLQRVLVRTGKYRPGSEETSPPPDAVYDSFADLVDAILASS